A DNA window from Gloeocapsa sp. PCC 73106 contains the following coding sequences:
- a CDS encoding SDR family oxidoreductase has translation MQGKIVVVVGATGGIGSALVQKLAEAGAKLVLAGRDNQKLVTLSSGLNSNTAILTVPTDITEPQQVETLMEKAVDKFGKIDVLVNAAGAAIMKQYHKITPEDLNAMLDLNLKGSFYTCQAAANVMKEQNFGHICNIVGILGKHPMAMATAYCAAKYGVVGFSKCLADELKRYGVKFTLFYFGGVDSPFWDQVSLKVDRQKMLRPETAADAIWFAMTCENRAIPLEINLQPDSHLFL, from the coding sequence ATGCAAGGAAAAATTGTCGTTGTCGTTGGCGCTACTGGAGGAATTGGCTCAGCCTTGGTGCAAAAACTGGCAGAAGCTGGGGCGAAATTAGTTTTAGCAGGGCGAGATAATCAAAAATTAGTTACCCTCTCCTCTGGGCTTAATTCTAATACAGCCATACTGACTGTTCCCACAGATATTACTGAACCCCAACAGGTAGAAACGCTGATGGAAAAAGCTGTAGACAAATTCGGCAAAATTGATGTACTAGTCAACGCAGCGGGCGCAGCAATTATGAAGCAGTATCACAAAATAACCCCCGAGGATCTAAACGCGATGCTAGATCTAAATCTGAAAGGGAGTTTTTATACTTGTCAAGCTGCAGCTAATGTGATGAAAGAACAGAATTTTGGTCATATATGCAATATTGTGGGAATTTTGGGCAAGCATCCCATGGCTATGGCGACGGCTTACTGCGCGGCTAAATACGGTGTGGTGGGTTTTAGTAAGTGTTTAGCAGATGAACTAAAGCGTTATGGAGTGAAATTTACGCTATTTTATTTTGGTGGGGTAGATTCTCCTTTTTGGGATCAAGTAAGTTTAAAAGTTGATCGCCAAAAAATGTTACGTCCAGAAACAGCAGCCGATGCGATTTGGTTTGCGATGACTTGTGAGAATCGGGCTATTCCATTGGAAATCAATCTTCAGCCCGATAGTCATCTGTTTCTGTAA